A window of the Pseudomonas sp. B21_DOA genome harbors these coding sequences:
- the hbdH gene encoding 3-hydroxybutyrate dehydrogenase, giving the protein MTTLSGKTALVTGSTSGIGLGIALSLAKAGANLILNGFGDASKVIADVAQYGGKVGHHPADVSDPAQIADMVAYAEREFGGVDILVNNAGIQHVAAVEEFPVERWDSIIAINLSSVFHSTRLSLPGMRRKNWGRIINIASVHGQVGSTGKAAYVAAKHGVIGLTKVVGLETATSNVTCNAICPGWVLTPLVQKQIDDRAAKGIDPQQAQHDLLAEKQPSLEFVTPQHLGELVLFLCSEAGSQVRGAAWNIDGGWLAQ; this is encoded by the coding sequence ATGACCACTCTTTCCGGCAAGACAGCTTTGGTGACCGGCTCCACCAGCGGCATCGGCCTGGGCATCGCGCTGAGCCTGGCCAAGGCCGGCGCCAATCTGATTCTCAATGGCTTCGGCGACGCCTCGAAAGTGATCGCTGACGTCGCTCAGTACGGCGGCAAGGTTGGCCATCATCCCGCCGATGTCAGCGACCCGGCGCAGATTGCCGACATGGTTGCTTACGCCGAGCGTGAGTTTGGAGGCGTCGACATTCTGGTCAACAACGCGGGTATTCAGCATGTCGCGGCAGTGGAAGAGTTCCCGGTGGAGCGCTGGGATTCGATCATCGCGATCAACCTGTCGTCGGTGTTTCACAGCACGCGTCTGAGCCTGCCGGGCATGCGTCGGAAAAACTGGGGGCGCATCATCAATATCGCCTCGGTGCATGGTCAGGTCGGCTCCACCGGCAAAGCCGCATATGTCGCCGCAAAGCATGGCGTGATCGGCCTGACCAAAGTGGTCGGGCTCGAAACCGCGACCAGCAATGTCACCTGCAATGCGATCTGTCCGGGCTGGGTGTTGACGCCGCTGGTGCAGAAGCAGATCGATGATCGCGCGGCCAAGGGCATCGATCCTCAGCAGGCTCAGCATGATCTGCTCGCCGAAAAACAGCCGTCGCTGGAGTTCGTCACGCCGCAGCATCTCGGTGAGCTGGTGCTGTTCTTGTGCAGCGAAGCGGGCAGCCAGGTGCGCGGCGCGGCGTGGAATATCGATGGTGGCTGGCTGGCGCAATAA
- a CDS encoding GntP family permease, which translates to MSVIIALAALTLLMLAAYRGYSVILFAPIAALGAVLLTDPSAVAPAFTGVFMDKMVGFIKLYFPVFLLGAVFGKLIELSGFSRSIVAAAIRLLGTRQAMLVIVLVCALLTYGGVSLFVVVFAVYPFAAEMFRQSNIPKRLIPATIALGAFSFTMDALPGTPQIQNIIPSTFFNTTAWAAPWLGVIGTIFVFCAGMLFLQRQRNKAQRAGEGYGTELRNEPETAEDLKLPNPWIALSPLLAVGIMNLLFTQWIPQWYGKTHSLALPGMAAPVATEIAKLTAIWAVQAALLVGILMVLAFGLQAIRSKLAEGSKSAVSGALLAAMNTASEYGFGAVIAALPGFLVLADWLKQIPNPLVNEAITVTLLAGITGSASGGMSIALAAMSEQFISAAHAANIPLEVLHRVAAMASGGMDTLPHNGAVITLLAVTGLTHREAYKDIFCITLIKTLAVFVVIGTFYATGIV; encoded by the coding sequence ATGAGTGTGATCATTGCCTTGGCAGCCCTGACGCTGCTGATGCTGGCTGCCTACCGTGGCTACAGCGTCATCCTCTTCGCCCCGATCGCCGCCCTCGGCGCGGTGCTGCTCACCGATCCGTCTGCCGTCGCACCCGCGTTCACCGGGGTGTTCATGGACAAAATGGTTGGCTTCATCAAACTGTATTTCCCGGTGTTCCTGCTTGGCGCCGTATTCGGCAAGTTGATCGAACTGTCGGGCTTCTCCCGCTCGATTGTCGCTGCGGCCATTCGCCTGCTCGGCACCAGGCAAGCGATGCTGGTGATCGTGCTGGTCTGCGCCCTGCTCACTTACGGCGGCGTGTCGCTGTTCGTCGTGGTCTTTGCCGTTTACCCGTTTGCAGCGGAGATGTTTCGCCAGAGCAATATTCCCAAGCGTTTGATACCGGCGACCATCGCCCTCGGTGCGTTCTCGTTCACCATGGACGCCCTGCCCGGCACGCCGCAGATCCAGAACATCATCCCCAGCACCTTCTTCAACACCACCGCCTGGGCGGCGCCGTGGCTGGGGGTGATCGGCACGATCTTCGTATTCTGCGCCGGGATGCTGTTCCTGCAGCGTCAGCGCAACAAGGCGCAGCGTGCCGGCGAAGGTTACGGCACAGAACTGCGCAACGAACCGGAAACGGCAGAAGATCTCAAGCTGCCGAACCCTTGGATTGCGCTGTCGCCATTGCTGGCGGTGGGCATCATGAATCTGCTGTTTACCCAGTGGATTCCGCAGTGGTACGGCAAGACTCATAGCCTCGCGCTGCCGGGCATGGCCGCGCCGGTCGCCACCGAGATCGCCAAACTCACGGCGATCTGGGCGGTGCAGGCGGCGTTGCTGGTCGGCATCCTCATGGTGTTGGCGTTCGGCCTTCAGGCGATTCGCAGCAAGCTTGCCGAAGGCAGCAAAAGCGCGGTCAGCGGTGCGCTGCTGGCGGCTATGAACACCGCTTCCGAATACGGTTTTGGCGCGGTGATTGCGGCGCTGCCCGGTTTCCTCGTGCTGGCTGACTGGCTCAAGCAGATTCCCAATCCGTTGGTCAACGAAGCGATCACCGTGACGCTGCTGGCCGGCATCACCGGTTCGGCCTCGGGCGGCATGAGCATTGCGCTGGCGGCGATGTCCGAGCAGTTCATCAGTGCGGCGCACGCGGCGAATATTCCGCTGGAAGTGCTGCACCGCGTCGCAGCGATGGCCAGTGGCGGCATGGACACCCTGCCGCACAACGGCGCGGTGATCACGCTGTTGGCGGTGACCGGGCTGACCCACCGCGAAGCCTATAAAGACATTTTCTGTATTACGCTGATCAAGACCCTGGCAGTTTTCGTGGTGATCGGCACTTTCTACGCCACTGGCATTGTGTGA
- a CDS encoding ABC transporter ATP-binding protein, with translation MTENLIEIRNLNVAFHGQTVVRELCLDIRPGECLALVGESGSGKSVTAHSILQLLPDTEAQTRGSIRYRGQELLGAEPKVLRELRGNRIAMIFQEPMTSLNPLHTIEKQIGETLLLHRGLGGKQAQQRILELLGLVGIQKPKERLKAYPHQLSGGQRQRVMIAMALACEPELLIADEPTTALDVTVQRKILLLLKSLQQRLGMSLLLISHDLNLVRSIAQRVCVMKAGEIVEQAPCETLFTEPKHPYSCVLLNAEPEGEALPRDERENVLEVADLRVDFQVGGGLFRRKQYLRAVDGISLNIQRGKTLGIVGESGSGKSTLGQAILRLLDSEGSIRFQGEALDGLNQKQLRPWRRKMQVVFQDPFGSLSPRMSVAQIISEGLEVHCESTADECDEQVIRVLKEVGLDPESRHRYPHEFSGGQRQRIAIARALVLKPALILLDEPTSALDRTVQKQVVALLRDLQEKHGLTYLFISHDLAVVRALAHDMIVIKDGQVVERGASHDVFDNPQHPYTKELLAAAHPG, from the coding sequence ATGACTGAAAACCTGATCGAAATCCGCAACCTCAATGTCGCCTTCCATGGCCAGACGGTGGTGCGAGAACTGTGCCTGGATATCCGCCCCGGTGAGTGCCTGGCGCTGGTCGGCGAATCGGGCTCGGGGAAATCGGTGACCGCGCATTCGATCCTGCAACTGCTGCCCGATACGGAGGCGCAAACCCGTGGCAGCATCCGCTATCGCGGACAGGAACTGCTCGGTGCCGAGCCGAAAGTCTTGCGTGAGCTGCGCGGCAATCGCATTGCGATGATCTTTCAAGAGCCAATGACCTCGCTCAATCCGCTGCACACCATCGAAAAGCAGATCGGCGAAACCCTGTTGCTGCACCGTGGCCTCGGCGGCAAGCAAGCGCAGCAGCGTATTCTCGAATTGCTCGGACTGGTCGGCATTCAAAAGCCCAAGGAACGCTTGAAAGCTTATCCGCATCAGCTCTCTGGCGGGCAACGGCAACGGGTGATGATCGCCATGGCCCTGGCCTGCGAACCGGAGTTGTTGATTGCCGACGAGCCGACCACGGCGCTGGATGTCACCGTGCAGCGCAAGATTCTCTTGCTGCTCAAGTCCTTGCAACAGCGGCTCGGCATGTCGCTGCTGCTGATCAGTCACGATCTCAATCTGGTGCGCAGCATCGCGCAGCGGGTGTGCGTGATGAAGGCTGGCGAGATCGTCGAGCAGGCACCCTGCGAAACCCTGTTTACCGAACCCAAACACCCTTACAGCTGCGTGCTGTTGAACGCAGAACCGGAAGGTGAAGCCCTGCCCCGTGACGAACGTGAAAATGTGCTGGAAGTCGCTGACCTGCGTGTCGATTTCCAGGTCGGTGGCGGACTGTTTCGCCGCAAGCAATATTTGCGCGCAGTTGATGGCATCAGCCTGAATATTCAGCGCGGCAAGACCTTGGGCATTGTTGGCGAGTCCGGTTCGGGCAAGTCGACGCTGGGGCAGGCGATTCTGCGCTTGCTCGACTCCGAAGGCAGTATCCGCTTTCAGGGCGAAGCACTTGATGGTCTCAATCAGAAGCAACTGCGGCCGTGGCGCCGAAAGATGCAAGTGGTGTTTCAGGATCCGTTTGGCAGCCTGAGCCCGCGCATGTCGGTAGCACAGATCATCAGCGAAGGCCTGGAAGTGCATTGCGAATCGACGGCTGACGAATGCGACGAGCAGGTAATTCGTGTTCTCAAGGAAGTCGGTCTGGATCCGGAGAGCCGCCATCGCTACCCGCATGAATTTTCCGGCGGTCAGCGCCAGCGCATCGCCATTGCCCGGGCACTGGTGCTCAAACCCGCGCTGATCCTTCTTGATGAACCGACCTCGGCCCTCGACCGCACCGTACAGAAACAAGTGGTCGCCCTGCTCCGTGATCTGCAGGAAAAACACGGTCTGACCTACCTGTTCATCAGCCATGATCTGGCGGTGGTGCGCGCGCTCGCCCATGACATGATCGTGATCAAGGACGGCCAGGTCGTCGAGCGGGGCGCCAGTCACGACGTGTTCGACAACCCGCAGCATCCGTACACCAAAGAGCTGTTGGCGGCGGCGCATCCGGGGTAG
- a CDS encoding ABC transporter permease: protein MFKLSPLGRRRFERFKKNRRGWWSLWLFIGLFILTLGGELIANDKPLMVSYQGQWYFPVFKRHTEQEFGGQLPFQADYRSEYVQNLIHKDGGWLLFPLIPFSDDTPNYDLNKPAPSPPTSVNWLGTDDQARDVLARVIFGARVSILFALMLTFVSALIGIAAGALQGYYGGWVDLLGQRVLEVWSGLPVLYLLIILSGFVEPNFWWLLGIMALFSWLALVDVVRAEFLRGRNLEYVKAARALGLTDRKVIFRHILPNAMNATLSYLPFILTGAISTLTALDFLGFGMPAGSASLGELIGQGKQNLQAPWLGLTAFFTLALILSLLVFIGEALRDAFDPRS from the coding sequence ATGTTCAAGCTCTCGCCTCTAGGACGCCGACGTTTCGAACGTTTCAAGAAAAACCGTCGCGGCTGGTGGTCGCTGTGGCTGTTCATCGGCCTGTTCATCCTGACGCTGGGTGGTGAATTGATCGCCAACGACAAGCCGTTGATGGTCAGTTATCAGGGCCAGTGGTACTTCCCGGTGTTCAAGCGCCACACCGAACAGGAGTTCGGCGGGCAACTGCCCTTCCAGGCTGATTACCGCAGCGAATATGTGCAAAACCTGATCCACAAGGACGGCGGCTGGTTATTGTTCCCGCTGATTCCGTTCAGCGATGACACGCCCAACTATGACCTGAACAAACCGGCGCCGAGCCCACCAACATCGGTCAACTGGCTGGGCACCGACGATCAGGCGCGTGATGTGCTGGCCCGCGTCATCTTTGGCGCTCGGGTATCGATATTGTTTGCCTTGATGCTCACGTTTGTCAGCGCGCTGATCGGTATCGCCGCCGGCGCGTTGCAGGGCTATTACGGTGGCTGGGTCGATCTGCTGGGGCAGCGGGTGCTGGAAGTCTGGTCGGGACTGCCGGTGCTTTACCTGCTGATCATCCTCTCCGGTTTCGTCGAGCCGAATTTCTGGTGGTTACTGGGGATCATGGCGCTCTTTTCCTGGCTCGCACTGGTCGATGTGGTACGGGCCGAGTTCTTGCGCGGGCGCAATCTGGAATACGTCAAAGCCGCACGCGCCTTGGGCCTGACTGACCGCAAAGTGATTTTCCGGCACATCCTGCCCAACGCGATGAACGCGACACTGAGCTATCTGCCGTTCATTTTGACCGGGGCGATTTCGACGTTGACCGCGCTGGATTTTCTTGGCTTCGGCATGCCGGCCGGCAGTGCCTCGCTGGGCGAACTGATCGGCCAGGGCAAGCAGAACCTGCAAGCGCCGTGGCTCGGGTTGACCGCATTCTTCACCCTGGCGCTGATCCTCTCCTTGCTGGTATTCATCGGCGAAGCGTTACGTGACGCTTTCGACCCTCGATCCTGA
- a CDS encoding extracellular solute-binding protein: MRLVFPTLMLTALALLTGAAGVVAAPQHALTVYGEPAKYSAGFSHFDYTNPQAPKGGTMRRSAIEIGHFDHLLPYIDKGIGVTQIDGLLYSPLAQRSLDEPYTVYGLVAQQLERSDDGLSLRFFINPKARFADGKPITAEDVRYTYNLLMTQGSLRYRTQFADVKGVEIEGPLTVRFDFKSNENRTLPLDIATLPVFPEHWWKSRDFAGGGGYESPLGSGPYRVGKVDSGRSITFERNGDWWGKDLPVSRGLYNFDHFSIEYFGDTDVARQVLRGGAYDYNREFSATGYSIGYDSPALSDGRLQKAHLATEAPQSAQGFVFNLQKPMFQDRRVRQALAMLWDFEWSNRQMMRNVYIRQQSYFSNTDLAARQLPDAQELKILEPLRDQIPEEVFTQVFEAPKTDGSGIIRDKQLQALDLLEQAGWKPDGDQLVNNAGEPLSFTFLVSQNGMDRLLLPYKRTLKQIGIELNIRRIDSSQYVNRLMSRDYDMIVTGYPVTTSPGGELLNYFGSAAANDPGANNYMVLKNPAVDTLINGLIRASTQSDMLHYAHALDRVLQWNYYWIPNYYPPGTSTVWWNRFGIPTVQASNDEAIESWWEISRTPLTNQQMTAEKISRSRPGGPH, encoded by the coding sequence ATGCGACTGGTTTTTCCCACACTGATGCTCACCGCCCTCGCCCTTCTCACGGGTGCCGCCGGTGTGGTCGCTGCGCCGCAACACGCACTGACCGTCTACGGCGAACCGGCGAAGTACTCCGCCGGCTTCAGCCATTTCGACTACACCAATCCGCAAGCGCCGAAGGGCGGGACAATGCGTCGCTCGGCGATCGAAATCGGACACTTCGACCATTTGCTGCCTTATATAGACAAAGGCATCGGTGTAACACAGATCGACGGGCTCCTTTACTCTCCACTGGCACAGCGCTCACTGGACGAGCCATACACCGTCTATGGCCTGGTCGCACAACAGTTGGAGCGCTCGGACGATGGTCTTTCGCTGCGTTTCTTCATCAATCCGAAGGCGCGCTTTGCCGATGGCAAACCGATCACCGCTGAAGACGTGCGCTACACCTACAATCTCTTGATGACCCAGGGCAGCCTGCGCTATCGCACCCAGTTCGCCGACGTCAAAGGCGTTGAAATCGAAGGCCCACTGACCGTGCGCTTCGACTTCAAAAGCAATGAAAACCGCACCTTGCCGCTGGATATCGCGACCCTGCCGGTGTTTCCCGAACACTGGTGGAAGAGTCGCGATTTCGCCGGCGGCGGTGGTTATGAATCGCCGCTGGGCAGCGGGCCGTATCGGGTCGGCAAGGTCGACTCCGGGCGCAGCATCACCTTCGAACGCAATGGCGACTGGTGGGGCAAGGACCTGCCGGTCAGTCGCGGCCTGTACAACTTCGACCATTTCAGTATCGAGTATTTCGGCGACACCGATGTCGCTCGTCAGGTCCTGCGCGGCGGTGCCTATGACTACAACCGCGAGTTTTCCGCGACCGGCTATTCGATCGGCTACGACAGCCCGGCCCTCAGCGATGGCCGTTTGCAGAAAGCCCACCTCGCCACTGAAGCGCCGCAATCCGCCCAGGGCTTCGTGTTCAATCTGCAAAAGCCGATGTTCCAGGACCGTCGCGTGCGCCAGGCACTGGCGATGCTTTGGGATTTCGAGTGGAGCAACCGGCAGATGATGCGCAACGTGTATATCCGCCAGCAGAGCTACTTCTCCAACACCGACCTCGCCGCTAGACAGTTGCCCGACGCACAGGAACTGAAAATCCTCGAACCGCTGCGCGATCAGATTCCTGAGGAAGTGTTCACTCAAGTCTTCGAAGCGCCGAAGACCGATGGCAGCGGGATCATCCGTGACAAGCAATTGCAAGCGCTCGATTTGCTCGAGCAGGCCGGCTGGAAACCGGACGGCGATCAACTCGTCAACAACGCCGGTGAGCCATTGAGCTTCACCTTTCTGGTCAGCCAGAACGGCATGGACCGCCTCCTGCTGCCATACAAGCGCACGCTGAAGCAGATCGGCATTGAGCTCAACATCCGCCGCATCGACTCTTCGCAGTATGTAAATCGCCTGATGAGCCGCGATTACGACATGATCGTCACCGGCTACCCCGTCACGACGTCTCCGGGCGGCGAGCTGCTCAACTACTTCGGCTCGGCAGCGGCCAACGATCCGGGCGCGAACAATTACATGGTGCTGAAAAACCCGGCGGTCGACACGTTGATCAACGGCCTGATCCGCGCCTCGACTCAATCGGACATGTTGCATTACGCCCATGCACTGGACCGAGTGCTGCAATGGAACTACTACTGGATTCCCAATTACTACCCGCCGGGCACTTCGACCGTCTGGTGGAACCGCTTCGGCATTCCCACGGTCCAGGCGAGCAATGACGAAGCCATCGAGAGCTGGTGGGAAATCAGCCGGACGCCGTTGACCAACCAACAAATGACCGCTGAGAAAATCAGTCGCAGCAGACCCGGAGGGCCGCACTGA
- a CDS encoding peptidylprolyl isomerase, with translation MAKATARHILVSSEDKCNELKAQIEGGADFAEVAKANSSCPSSRQGGDLGSFGPGQMVKEFDTVVFSAPINVVQGPVKTQFGYHLLEVTSRQD, from the coding sequence ATGGCTAAAGCCACTGCCCGCCACATCCTGGTTTCCAGCGAAGACAAGTGCAACGAACTCAAGGCCCAGATCGAAGGCGGCGCCGATTTCGCTGAAGTCGCCAAAGCCAACTCCAGCTGCCCGTCCAGCCGTCAGGGCGGTGATCTGGGTTCGTTCGGTCCAGGCCAGATGGTCAAGGAGTTCGACACCGTGGTGTTCAGCGCGCCGATCAACGTCGTGCAAGGCCCGGTGAAAACCCAGTTCGGTTATCACCTGCTGGAAGTCACCAGCCGTCAGGACTGA
- a CDS encoding triacylglycerol lipase has translation MQRNATTRYPILLVHGLFGFERIGHFELFHDVKSAVKAAGCRVFVPHLCATHDNEMRGEQLLSQIACVLRGTGARKVNLIGHSQGALAARYAAALAPDLVASVTSVSGPNHGSELADFLRKALVPGKLPEVVAQNVATQFADLLCLLSGSVALPQNALAALNALTTVGVGQFNDKFPQGLPQTWGGHGAEQVNGVRYYSWSGVVPQSAQPALDPVQGICRALSQYFTTEPQQNDGFVGRFSAHLGHVIRSDYPMDHLASLRKTAGTKISSPDPIELYVEHARRLRAADL, from the coding sequence ATGCAACGGAATGCTACAACTCGTTATCCCATCCTGTTGGTCCACGGTCTGTTCGGGTTCGAGCGTATCGGTCATTTCGAGCTGTTCCATGACGTCAAGTCCGCGGTGAAAGCGGCCGGCTGTCGAGTGTTTGTTCCACACCTTTGCGCCACTCACGACAACGAAATGAGGGGTGAGCAATTGCTGTCACAGATTGCCTGCGTGCTGCGAGGCACAGGCGCCAGGAAAGTCAACCTTATAGGACACAGTCAGGGCGCCTTGGCTGCACGCTATGCTGCAGCGCTTGCACCAGACCTCGTCGCTTCAGTTACCTCCGTCAGCGGCCCGAATCATGGTTCGGAGCTCGCCGACTTTCTGCGCAAGGCGCTGGTCCCCGGCAAGCTGCCGGAAGTGGTTGCGCAAAATGTTGCGACGCAATTTGCCGATCTTCTGTGCTTGCTCAGCGGCAGCGTGGCGTTACCGCAGAATGCGCTCGCCGCACTCAATGCGCTGACTACCGTTGGCGTTGGTCAATTCAATGACAAATTCCCACAGGGTCTGCCGCAAACCTGGGGAGGCCACGGTGCTGAGCAAGTCAACGGCGTGCGTTATTACTCGTGGAGTGGAGTTGTTCCGCAATCGGCGCAGCCAGCACTGGATCCGGTCCAGGGCATATGCCGGGCCCTGTCGCAATACTTCACCACCGAACCCCAGCAAAATGACGGTTTTGTCGGACGCTTCAGCGCTCACCTCGGCCATGTGATCCGCTCCGATTATCCGATGGATCACTTGGCCAGTCTGCGAAAAACTGCGGGCACGAAGATCTCTTCACCCGATCCGATCGAACTGTACGTCGAGCATGCCCGGCGCCTGCGTGCGGCGGATCTTTGA
- a CDS encoding 3-deoxy-7-phosphoheptulonate synthase, with protein MNSSVSALPLSALDSANEALTLRLPSSLQLKQQFPLSHSLQQQVNTHRQAVRAILNGEDPRLLVIVGPCSIHDPQSAIEYASKLARLAEDVSGEMLLVMRAYVEKPRTTIGWKGLAYDPHLDGTDDMAAGLILSRELMLEMIRLGLPVATELLQPMAANYFDDLLSWVAIGARTTESQIHREMASGLNMPVGFKNGTDGGAAVAVDAMRSAAHPHRHFGVDSQGHPAIVQTAGNADTHMVLRGGHHGPNYDATSVAKISAELSRLKIPSRIMVDCSHANSGKDPLRQPAVFNDVLDQRLRGNHSLIGMMLESHLFEGCQPLSTSLRYGVSITDGCLGFGATEQLLTDAAHRLAHTRM; from the coding sequence ATGAATTCCTCCGTTTCCGCTTTGCCGCTGTCCGCCCTCGATTCTGCCAACGAAGCGCTGACCCTGCGTCTGCCGAGCTCGTTGCAGCTCAAACAGCAGTTCCCGCTCAGTCATTCCCTGCAACAACAAGTCAATACTCACCGTCAGGCGGTGCGTGCCATCCTCAACGGTGAAGATCCACGCCTGCTGGTCATCGTGGGTCCCTGTTCTATTCACGACCCGCAATCGGCAATCGAATACGCCAGCAAGCTCGCTCGTCTGGCTGAGGATGTCAGCGGTGAAATGCTCTTGGTCATGCGCGCCTATGTTGAAAAGCCACGTACCACAATCGGCTGGAAAGGCCTGGCCTACGATCCGCATCTGGATGGCACTGATGACATGGCCGCCGGCCTGATACTTTCCCGCGAACTGATGCTGGAAATGATCCGGCTCGGACTACCGGTTGCCACCGAACTGCTCCAACCCATGGCTGCCAATTACTTCGATGACCTGCTGAGCTGGGTGGCCATTGGTGCCCGCACCACCGAATCGCAAATTCACCGAGAGATGGCAAGCGGCCTGAACATGCCGGTCGGCTTCAAAAACGGCACCGACGGCGGCGCCGCCGTTGCCGTCGACGCCATGCGCTCGGCAGCTCATCCGCATCGGCATTTCGGCGTGGACAGCCAAGGGCATCCGGCGATCGTGCAAACCGCTGGCAATGCGGACACCCACATGGTGCTGCGCGGCGGCCATCATGGGCCAAACTACGACGCAACCAGCGTCGCCAAAATCAGCGCCGAACTCAGCCGACTGAAGATCCCCAGTCGAATTATGGTCGATTGCAGCCACGCCAATAGCGGCAAGGATCCACTGCGTCAGCCAGCCGTGTTCAACGACGTGCTTGACCAACGCCTGCGTGGAAACCATTCGCTAATCGGCATGATGCTTGAATCACACCTGTTCGAAGGCTGCCAGCCGCTGAGCACTTCTTTGCGCTATGGCGTATCGATTACCGATGGCTGCCTCGGCTTCGGCGCAACCGAACAACTGCTGACCGACGCCGCACACCGTCTCGCACACACCAGGATGTGA
- a CDS encoding GNAT family N-acetyltransferase, producing MSYRTRHATGDDLAFSRDLTCRNMLRYYIDHDLLWQDEAFDAGWQYRDNWMIVQDETLIGFFSLSQDARALYIRELQIEQAWQGQGAGSWAIGQVVEMARQARRPALRLTVFDNNPAQKLYARKGLRIVGRDECFLRMQLDLSTAVL from the coding sequence ATGAGCTACCGGACTCGGCATGCCACCGGTGATGACCTGGCTTTCTCGCGGGATCTGACATGCCGGAACATGCTGCGCTATTACATTGACCACGATCTGTTGTGGCAGGACGAAGCGTTCGACGCAGGCTGGCAGTACCGTGATAACTGGATGATCGTTCAGGATGAAACGCTGATCGGCTTTTTCAGTCTGAGCCAGGATGCGCGGGCGCTGTACATACGCGAATTACAGATTGAACAGGCCTGGCAAGGGCAGGGCGCCGGCTCCTGGGCCATTGGTCAGGTTGTCGAAATGGCTCGTCAGGCGAGGCGACCGGCACTGCGGTTGACGGTGTTCGATAACAACCCGGCCCAAAAACTCTATGCGCGCAAAGGACTTCGCATTGTGGGCAGGGATGAGTGTTTCCTGCGGATGCAGCTCGATCTGAGTACAGCTGTGCTCTGA
- the uvrY gene encoding UvrY/SirA/GacA family response regulator transcription factor yields the protein MIRVLVVDDHDLVRTGITRMLADIDGLQVVGQAESGEESLIKARELKPDVVLMDVKMPGIGGLEATRKLLRSHPDIKVVAVTVCEEDPFPTRLLQAGAAGYLTKGAGLPEMVQAIRLVFAGQRYISPQIAQQLAIKSFQPTNDSPFDALSEREIQIALMIVGCQKVQIISDKLCLSPKTVNTYRYRIFEKLSISSDVELTLLAVRHGMVDASA from the coding sequence TTGATTAGGGTGCTAGTGGTCGACGACCATGATCTCGTTCGCACAGGCATTACACGGATGCTGGCCGATATTGATGGCCTGCAGGTGGTGGGTCAGGCCGAGTCAGGTGAAGAGTCCCTGATCAAGGCCCGTGAGTTGAAGCCTGACGTAGTGCTCATGGACGTCAAGATGCCCGGCATCGGCGGCCTCGAAGCCACACGAAAACTGCTGCGCAGCCACCCGGACATCAAGGTGGTTGCCGTTACGGTGTGCGAGGAAGACCCTTTCCCGACGCGTTTGCTGCAGGCCGGCGCCGCCGGTTACCTGACCAAGGGCGCGGGTCTGCCGGAGATGGTTCAGGCCATTCGGCTGGTTTTCGCCGGGCAGCGTTACATTAGTCCGCAGATTGCTCAGCAGTTGGCGATCAAATCATTCCAGCCAACCAATGATTCGCCGTTCGATGCCTTGTCGGAACGGGAAATCCAGATCGCCTTGATGATTGTCGGCTGCCAGAAAGTCCAGATCATTTCCGACAAGTTGTGCCTGTCGCCGAAAACCGTGAACACCTACCGCTACCGCATTTTCGAGAAGCTTTCGATCAGCAGCGACGTCGAGCTGACACTGCTCGCGGTGCGTCACGGCATGGTGGATGCCAGCGCCTGA
- the pgsA gene encoding CDP-diacylglycerol--glycerol-3-phosphate 3-phosphatidyltransferase translates to MNIPNLITVLRVLLIPIFILLFYLPYEWSYMASASVFAFAAATDWLDGYLARRLEQSTPFGAFLDPVADKLMVAVALVLLVQEHGNLWLTLPAAVIIGREIVISALREWMAELGARAQVAVSNLGKWKTAAQMLALVILLAHPKAFSFWVVLGYTLLIVSAGLTLWSMVQYLRAAWPHLKTDVEKK, encoded by the coding sequence ATGAATATCCCTAATCTGATTACCGTTCTACGCGTCCTGCTCATCCCGATCTTTATTTTGCTGTTCTATCTGCCCTACGAATGGAGTTACATGGCCTCCGCTTCGGTGTTCGCCTTCGCGGCCGCAACCGACTGGCTTGATGGTTACCTGGCGCGCCGACTGGAGCAGAGCACACCGTTCGGTGCGTTCCTCGATCCGGTCGCCGACAAACTGATGGTCGCTGTTGCTCTGGTCCTGCTGGTGCAGGAACACGGTAATCTCTGGCTGACGTTGCCAGCCGCGGTCATCATCGGTCGCGAGATCGTTATTTCGGCGCTGCGCGAATGGATGGCCGAACTCGGCGCCAGGGCACAGGTTGCAGTTTCAAATCTGGGCAAATGGAAAACCGCTGCGCAGATGCTCGCACTGGTGATTCTGCTGGCCCATCCAAAGGCGTTCAGCTTCTGGGTTGTGCTCGGTTATACGCTGCTGATAGTGTCGGCAGGGCTGACCCTGTGGTCGATGGTTCAATACCTTCGCGCCGCCTGGCCGCACCTGAAGACCGATGTCGAAAAGAAATAA